One Thioclava sp. ES.031 genomic window, GACATAGGCCAGATCGTCGCGCGATCCGGTCACCGCGCAGGAGGACAGGTCGAGCCCGTAGCCCATCTCCTCCAAAAGTCCCAGCTCCCAGCGCAGATAGGTCGGCACCCAGTCGCCGCCCTCGGCCATCGCGTCGAACAGCGCCTCGGAGGCCAGGAACAGCGCATCATGCGCCTCGCGCTCGGGCAGCGTGAACCGCAGCAAAGCCGTCGCCGCGTTCAGCCCGGCCAGCGCCTGCCGGTCCGACAGGATCACCGCGCGGCTCTGCAAAGGCTCGATCGTGTAACTGCCAAGGTGATCTTCCAGCCGCGCGCGCCACGTCGCCGTGACCCGGTTTCCCGGCTGCAAGATCCCCGTCATCTTCCGCGACGCGCCCCCGCGCACCACGCCCGCGTGACGCCCATGCGCCGAGGTGAACAGCTCGACGATCATCGAGCTTTCGCCATGGGGTCGTGCCGAGAGGATCGTGCCGAGGTCTTGCCAGTCCATGGCTGCGACTATCCTTTCCGTGACGTTGCGGCGCAAGCAGCTTCGTGAGTTGCGCGAGCGACCCGCGCCGCACTAGCGTCATCGCCATGACACGCGCCTCGATCCTTTTCGCCGCCCTGATCGCCCTCGTCGAATTGGCGGCCTTCGGTGCGAGCTTCCTCAACAACATGGCCGAGCATCCCCACGCCACCGTGCCGCTGGGCATCCTGTGGCTGATGTTTCGCTATTTCACGATCTGGACGAATACGCTCGTGGGCCTCGCCTTCGGCTGGATGGCATGGCGCAAACGGGCGCTGGCCAAACCATTCCTCGCGGCGCTGGTGCTGTGGATCCTGATCGTCGGCGTGGTCTATCACCTGCTGCTGGCCGGCGACACGCCGCTGCATGGGCTCGATTACGTCTCGAACCTGCTCTACCACACCGCAGCCCCGATCCTCGTGCCGGTCTGGTGGCTGGCCTTCGCGCCGAAAGGCGGGCTGACGAGCCACCACGCGGTGATCTGGCTCGCCTGGCCACTCGTCTATCTGGTCTATGCTGTGATCCGCGGGCTGGAGACCGGGTTCTACCCGTATTTCTTCCTCAACCTCGACAAGCTCGGATGGGGCGGGCTTGGCCTGTGGTGCGTGAAGTTCCTCGTGGCCTTCTGGATCGGCGGGCTGGTGATCGTGACCTTGGGCCGCGGGCTAAACCGGCTCGGGATCAGCCGCTGAGGCCATCCTCGTCCAGCATCGTGCGCCCGTCGCGGCTCTCGATTTCGATCACCCAAAGGTCGGGGTCGAAACTGCGTTGCTTGCGGATGCTGGCATCGACCTCGGCCTCGGGACCGTCATGCAACAGCATCCACGCGCTCTCTCCGGTCATCAGGTCCGCGCGCCGCTCGTAGCTTTGCGCGGTCCCGTCGAGCCGCGCGCATTTCACCAGAACGGCACCCGAAGACGCCTGCCCATGCGCGGTGACATAGGCCGGGATGTTCGCCAGCTCCAGCCGCTTGAGATAGGCGCGGACCCAGAAATCCGTGGTCAGACGCGCCTCGCTCATCACTTCGAGTCCTTGAAATCGAGACCCATCTCGGAATAGCGCTCGGCCTCTTCCAGCCAGTTCGGGCGCACCTTCACCTGCAGGAACAGATGCACGGGCCGGTCGAGAAACTCGATAAGTTCTTCGCGCGCGGCCTTGGAGATCGCTTTGATCGTCTCGCCGCCCTTGCCGAGGATGATTCCCTTGTGACCGTCGCGCGCGACATAGATGACCTGATCGATCCGCGCAGAGCCGTCCTTGCGCTCTTCCCAGCTCTCGGTCTCGACGGTCAGCTGGTAGGGCAGTTCTTCATGCAGGCGCAGCGTCAGCTTCTCGCGGGTGATCTCCGACGCGATCATGCGCATCGGCAGATCGGCGATCTGGTCTTCGGGATAAAGCCACGGCCCCTCGGGCATCTCGCCTGCCAGCCAGTCCTTGAGATCCTGCACACCATAGCCGCGCTCTGCGGAGATCATGAAGGTCTTGGTGAATTCGAACGCCTCGTTGAGCTTCGCGGTCAGGCCCAGAAGCTCCTCGGATTTCACCTTGTCGATCTTGTTGATCGCAAGCGCGACCGGCTGCGAGCCGTCACGTTCGCGCAGGGCTTCGAGGATGCTCTCGACACCCGGGGTGAGGCCACGATGCGCCTCGACCAGCAGCACGATCATGTCGGCATCGGCCGCCCCGCCCCAAGCCGCGTTGACCATCGCGCGGTCCAGACGACGGCGCGGGCGGAAGATGCCGGGCGTGTCGACGAAGACGATCTGGCTCTGGCCTTCCATCGCGACGCCACGGATGCGGGCGCGGGTGGTCTGCACCTTATGGGTGACGATCGAGACCTTCGCGCCAACCATCGCGTTGAGCAGCGTGGATTTGCCCGCATTGGGCTCTCCGATCAGGGCGACGAAACCGGCGCGTGTGGTCATGGGTGTTCCTTTTTGGCGATACGCGAAGCGATACGGGGCGCGGGGTAGCTTATAACGGCCCGCGTTGCCAGTCATCTTGTCATGTGGCGGAGGGGAGCGGCTGACCGCCGGGTGGGCGTGATACCTTCGTGGTCTGCGCTTAATCGGACAAAATCCGTAAGAGCTATCCGCGCGCGGTGGTGTCGAAAGCGCCCGCCCGGGGGGGCGGTCGGGCGCTGCCCGGGCCGCTTAGCGGCTGATCCGGGCCTTGGCTCAGCCCTCGGCGCCCTCTTCCAGACGTTTCAGCAGCGTCTTCGCCGCCGTCATCTCGCCCTGACGCTTCGATCCGGCCTTCGCCGTTTCGCGCGCGCCGTTTTCCAGACGCACCTCGATGGTGAAATTGGGGGCGTGATCGGGACCGTCGCGATGGATGATCTCGTAGCGCGGCGGCGGCAGACCGCGTGCCTGCGCCCATTCCTGCAGCGCGGTTTTAGGGTCGCGCGCGTCTTCCTCGACACTGTCGAGCCGGTCTTCCCAAAGCCGCAGGATCAGCACCTTCGCCGCGTCGAACCCACCATCGAGATAGACCGCGGCGATCACCGCCTCCATCGCGTCGCCCAGCAGCGCCAGCTTACGCCGCCCGCCGGTCATCATCTCGGACCGGCCCAACTTCAGCACCGCACCGAGGTCGATCTTGCGGGCGATATCGGCGCAGGCTTCCTTGCGCACGAGCGCGTTGAAGCGCGGCGCCATCTGGCCCTCGGAAGCGGCGCGGTCGCCCAGGAACAGCGCTTCGGCCATCACGAGACCCAAAACGCGGTCGCCCAGAAATTCCAGCCGCTGGTTGTCGGGCCGGGTCGGCGTGGAGATCGAACTATGCGTCAGCGCGCGCGCCAGCAGCTCGGGCCGTTTGAACTTATGCCCGAGGCGCTGCTCGAATGCCTTGATCTCCGCGCTTAGCTTCAATTGATCGCCTTGAAGAACCGATCCGGACGCCAGGTCCAGAAGTAGAACAGCGAGCGACCCGCCGAGGAGAACATCACCCGGTCGGCCCGGCCGATCAGGTTCTCTTTCGGGACGAAGCCGAGACCGCCCACCGATTGCGGGAAGCGGCTGTCTTCGGAGTTGTCGCGGTTGTCGCCCATGAAGAAATACATGCCCTCGGGCACGGTGTAGACGGGCGTGTTGTCCACGGGGCCGTCATTGTTGATCTGCAGAATGTCATGCGTGACGCCATTGGGCAGCGTCTCGGCATAGCGTTTCTTGATGCAGGTATCGCCCATGCCCACCGGCGAGTTCGAGCAGCGCGGCAGCAGCCCCTGCGGACCCTGCGGTTGCATGACTTCCTCGAAATCGGGCTCGGGCTTCATCTCGACCGCCTTGCCGTTGATCTGCAGCACGCCGTTGATCATCTGGATCTTGTCGCCCGGCAGGCCGATCAGACGCTTGATGAAATCGACGTTCTTGGTCGGGTGACGGAACACCACGACGTCGCCGCGTTCGGGGTCGCTGGCCAGCAGGCGCCCGTCGAAGGGGCAGGCCGAGAACGGGCAGGAGTAACGCGAATAGCCATAGGCCATCTTGTTCACGAAGAGGAAGTCGCCGATCAGCAGCGTGTCCTTCATCGAGCCGGAGGGAATCCAGAAGGGCTGGAAGAACAGCGTGCGGAACACCCCCGCGATCACCAGTGCCCAGACAATCGTCTTGATCGTGTCGAGGATACCGCCCTCGGCCTTGTTCTTCGCCATTATCTCTTACCCTGCCTCAAAATTCCTTGGCCTCAATACGCGGCCTCGCGCCCAAGTCAAGAAAGCTTGCGGGCCTCGATCACGACGAAGGCCTGCGCCCAGGGGTGGTCATCGGTCAGCGTCACATGGATGACGGCCTCGTAACCCTCTGGTGTCATTTCCTTAAGCCGGTCCGCCGCCCAGCCCGTGACCTGCATCACCGGCTGTCCCGTTGGCAGATTCGTGACCGCCATATCCTTCCATGCGATGCCCATGCGCAACCCGGTCCCAAGCGCTTTGGAACAGGCTTCCTTCGCCGCCCAGCGCTTGGCATAGGTGCCCGCCACATCCTTGCGGCGCTCGGCCTTGCGCTGCTCGGTCTCGGTGAAGACGCGATTGCGGAAGCGGTCGCCGAAGCGCTCGAGCGTGCGCTCGATCCGCTCGATATTCGCGAGATCGGTGCCGATGCCGAGGATCATGCCGCCTCAGCCCCGCGCCGCATCCATCAGCTTGCGCATATGCACGATCGCGGGACCGAGCCCCACGAAGATCGCCTCGGAGATCAGGAAATGGCCGATGTTCAACTCGCGGATCTGCTTCATCTCTGCGATCGGCTCGACCGTCTCATAGGTCAGACCGTGGCCCGCATGAACCTCCAGCCCGAGACTGTCGGCATAGGCAGCGCCCGCTTTCAGCGCCTCCAGCTCGGCATCGCGGGCGGCGAAATCGCCCGCGTAATGCATGTCGCAGAAATGGCCGGTATGCAGCTCGATCACCTGCGCGCCGATCTTGGCGGAGGCTTCGATCTGCGCCGGGTCATGACCAATGAACATCGACACGCGGATGCCCGCCTCGACGAGCGGCCCCACGTAATCGGTCAACCGCGACAGATCGCCCGCGACGTCGAGACCGCCTTCGGTCGTCACCTCTTCGCGCTTTTCCGGCACGATGCAGCACGCATGGGGCAGATGGCGCAGCGCGATCTCCTGCATCTCGGGCGTCGCGGCCATCTCGAAATTCAGCGGGATGTCGATGCCGCTGCGCAGCGCGTCGATATCCGCGTCGCGGATATGACGGCGGTCTTCGCGCAGATGCGCGGTGATCCCGTCGGCCCCGGCCTGCTCGGCCAGACGCGCGGCGCGCAGCGGGTCGGGATAGGCCGAGCCGCGGGCATTCCGCACGGTGGCCACGTGATCGATATTCACACCAAGGCGCAAAGGTTTGGGCATCGGGCTCTCCGCAATAAGTCTCGCAGGAGTATGCCTGCGCGCGCAGGCGGGGAAAAGACCTGCGATTGTATCGGTTTCAGAACGGGACCGGCGCGGTGAAGGTCATATGCATCCCGCCATCGGGATGCCGAAAGCGCAGGGTCTCGGCATGGAGCATCAGACGCTCGAACGCCTGCGCCGGGCCTTCGGCATAAAGCGGATCGCCGAGGATCGGATGGCCAAGCTCCGCCATATGCACCCGCAGCTGGTGGCTGCGCCCGGTGATCGGCATCAGCCGCACCCGCGTCGTGCCGTCCTCATGGCGCATCACCCGCCAGTCGGTCTGGGCGGGGCGGCCGTTCTCGTGATCGACATGTTGGCGCGGGCGGTTCGGCCAATCGACACAAAGCGGCAGATCGACCCGGCCTTCCTTCTCGGCCAGCTCGCCCCAGAGCCGCGCCTGATAGGCTTTCTTCGTCTGGCGCTTCTCGAATTGCAGGCCGAGATGGCGCTGCGCATGGGGCGTCAGAGCGAAGACCATCACGCCCGAAGTATCGGTATCGAGCCGGTGCACCAGCAGCACCTCGGGGTAAATCCCCCGCAGCCGCGCAATCAGGCAGTCGGCCTTGTCCGGCCCCTTGCCGGGCACCGAGAGCAGTCCCGCCTGTTTGTCGACCACGAGGATTTCGTGATCGGCATGAAGGATGCGCGGGGTCTCCTGCGGCGGGTCATAGACGTAACTCATGCGCGGGGGATGCACCGCCCCCGCGCGGCGGTCAAGTCAGAGCGCGCCGAACACGTCTTTCAGGATCGCTTCCAGCGCCGCGGCATCCGCTTCGGTGAAGGCGTCGGGCTGATCGCTGTCGATGTCGAGCACCGCGATGAGGCCCCGCTGCGCATAGACCGGGATCACCAGTTCCGAGCGGGTGGAGCTGGCGCAGGCGATATGGCCGGGGAAGGCCTCGACGTCGGGCACCAGCTGGGTGCGCCCCTCGCGGGCAGCCGCCCCGCAGACCCCGCGCGAAAACGGGATCACGAGACAGCCATGCCCACCCTGATAGGGGCCGATCTTCAGCAGTTCCGGTTCGGTGACCCGGTAGAACCCGGTCCAGTCGAAGCGGTCATCCGCATGATGGATTTCGCAGGCCAGCGTCGCCATCAGCGCAACCTCGTCGGTCTCGCCTTCGGTCAGCGCGGCGATGCGTTTCGCCAGATCGTCGTAATCCACGCTCATACCCGTTCGATCGCGATGGCCGTGCCCTCGCCCCCACCGATACAGATCGCCGCCACGCCGCGCTTGAGATCGGCCTTTTCCAGCGCGTTGAGCAGCGTCACGATGATCCGCGCACCCGACGCCCCGATCGGATGGCCAAGCGCGCAGGCGCCGCCATTCACGTTCACCTTGTCATGCGAGATGCCCAGCTTGTGCATGAAGGCCATCGGCACGACCGCGAAGGCCTCGTTGACCTC contains:
- a CDS encoding DUF1491 family protein, with translation MSEARLTTDFWVRAYLKRLELANIPAYVTAHGQASSGAVLVKCARLDGTAQSYERRADLMTGESAWMLLHDGPEAEVDASIRKQRSFDPDLWVIEIESRDGRTMLDEDGLSG
- a CDS encoding RluA family pseudouridine synthase, whose protein sequence is MSYVYDPPQETPRILHADHEILVVDKQAGLLSVPGKGPDKADCLIARLRGIYPEVLLVHRLDTDTSGVMVFALTPHAQRHLGLQFEKRQTKKAYQARLWGELAEKEGRVDLPLCVDWPNRPRQHVDHENGRPAQTDWRVMRHEDGTTRVRLMPITGRSHQLRVHMAELGHPILGDPLYAEGPAQAFERLMLHAETLRFRHPDGGMHMTFTAPVPF
- the rnc gene encoding ribonuclease III, coding for MKLSAEIKAFEQRLGHKFKRPELLARALTHSSISTPTRPDNQRLEFLGDRVLGLVMAEALFLGDRAASEGQMAPRFNALVRKEACADIARKIDLGAVLKLGRSEMMTGGRRKLALLGDAMEAVIAAVYLDGGFDAAKVLILRLWEDRLDSVEEDARDPKTALQEWAQARGLPPPRYEIIHRDGPDHAPNFTIEVRLENGARETAKAGSKRQGEMTAAKTLLKRLEEGAEG
- the recO gene encoding DNA repair protein RecO gives rise to the protein MDWQDLGTILSARPHGESSMIVELFTSAHGRHAGVVRGGASRKMTGILQPGNRVTATWRARLEDHLGSYTIEPLQSRAVILSDRQALAGLNAATALLRFTLPEREAHDALFLASEALFDAMAEGGDWVPTYLRWELGLLEEMGYGLDLSSCAVTGSRDDLAYVSPRSGRAVSRQGAGEWAPRLLPLPLCLLGQGPASLGEIVQGLRLTGFFLGERMAPDLGDRPLPEARQRFVDLLGRSAR
- a CDS encoding pyridoxine 5'-phosphate synthase; amino-acid sequence: MPKPLRLGVNIDHVATVRNARGSAYPDPLRAARLAEQAGADGITAHLREDRRHIRDADIDALRSGIDIPLNFEMAATPEMQEIALRHLPHACCIVPEKREEVTTEGGLDVAGDLSRLTDYVGPLVEAGIRVSMFIGHDPAQIEASAKIGAQVIELHTGHFCDMHYAGDFAARDAELEALKAGAAYADSLGLEVHAGHGLTYETVEPIAEMKQIRELNIGHFLISEAIFVGLGPAIVHMRKLMDAARG
- a CDS encoding Pr6Pr family membrane protein, with translation MTRASILFAALIALVELAAFGASFLNNMAEHPHATVPLGILWLMFRYFTIWTNTLVGLAFGWMAWRKRALAKPFLAALVLWILIVGVVYHLLLAGDTPLHGLDYVSNLLYHTAAPILVPVWWLAFAPKGGLTSHHAVIWLAWPLVYLVYAVIRGLETGFYPYFFLNLDKLGWGGLGLWCVKFLVAFWIGGLVIVTLGRGLNRLGISR
- the era gene encoding GTPase Era, which translates into the protein MTTRAGFVALIGEPNAGKSTLLNAMVGAKVSIVTHKVQTTRARIRGVAMEGQSQIVFVDTPGIFRPRRRLDRAMVNAAWGGAADADMIVLLVEAHRGLTPGVESILEALRERDGSQPVALAINKIDKVKSEELLGLTAKLNEAFEFTKTFMISAERGYGVQDLKDWLAGEMPEGPWLYPEDQIADLPMRMIASEITREKLTLRLHEELPYQLTVETESWEERKDGSARIDQVIYVARDGHKGIILGKGGETIKAISKAAREELIEFLDRPVHLFLQVKVRPNWLEEAERYSEMGLDFKDSK
- the lepB gene encoding signal peptidase I, encoding MMAKNKAEGGILDTIKTIVWALVIAGVFRTLFFQPFWIPSGSMKDTLLIGDFLFVNKMAYGYSRYSCPFSACPFDGRLLASDPERGDVVVFRHPTKNVDFIKRLIGLPGDKIQMINGVLQINGKAVEMKPEPDFEEVMQPQGPQGLLPRCSNSPVGMGDTCIKKRYAETLPNGVTHDILQINNDGPVDNTPVYTVPEGMYFFMGDNRDNSEDSRFPQSVGGLGFVPKENLIGRADRVMFSSAGRSLFYFWTWRPDRFFKAIN
- a CDS encoding GAF domain-containing protein; the protein is MSVDYDDLAKRIAALTEGETDEVALMATLACEIHHADDRFDWTGFYRVTEPELLKIGPYQGGHGCLVIPFSRGVCGAAAREGRTQLVPDVEAFPGHIACASSTRSELVIPVYAQRGLIAVLDIDSDQPDAFTEADAAALEAILKDVFGAL
- the acpS gene encoding holo-ACP synthase, with the protein product MILGIGTDLANIERIERTLERFGDRFRNRVFTETEQRKAERRKDVAGTYAKRWAAKEACSKALGTGLRMGIAWKDMAVTNLPTGQPVMQVTGWAADRLKEMTPEGYEAVIHVTLTDDHPWAQAFVVIEARKLS